From the Gordonia bronchialis DSM 43247 genome, one window contains:
- a CDS encoding beta-ketoacyl-ACP synthase 3, which translates to MANIAANTGHQNVAMLGIGACRPQRLVSNDEVCEVLDSTDEWIFERSGIRNRRWISGDETARSMAATAAERAIANSGIDKEKIGALILATNSWKTKIPHGGPIVASDIGLNGIPAFDVAAGCGGFGYGLGIAADTVRAGSAEYVLLVGVETMSVVMEPTDRNTAFIFGDGAGAVVVGPSTENGISPTVWGSDGENAEAIGQNYDIPEYMDRAQEFQHKDPATEPVGRMVVTMQGPRVFRWAAITLPKALSTVLETSGVGIDDIEVFVPHQANARINELMRANLGLPEDIPMANDIENTGNTSAASIPLAMEEMLATGKAKGGQTALLLGFGAGLSYAGAVVTLPPAPEVTSFDDLG; encoded by the coding sequence ATGGCGAACATCGCGGCCAACACCGGGCATCAGAACGTGGCGATGCTGGGTATCGGGGCCTGCCGGCCGCAGCGGCTGGTCAGCAACGACGAGGTCTGCGAGGTCCTCGACTCGACCGACGAATGGATCTTCGAACGCAGCGGCATCCGCAACCGCCGCTGGATCAGCGGCGACGAGACCGCCCGCTCGATGGCAGCGACCGCCGCCGAACGCGCGATCGCCAACTCGGGCATCGACAAGGAGAAGATCGGCGCACTGATCCTGGCCACCAACAGCTGGAAGACCAAGATCCCGCACGGCGGGCCCATCGTCGCCTCCGACATCGGACTCAACGGCATCCCCGCCTTTGACGTCGCGGCCGGCTGCGGTGGCTTCGGTTACGGCCTGGGAATCGCCGCCGACACGGTGCGCGCCGGGTCCGCCGAATACGTACTCCTCGTCGGTGTGGAGACCATGTCGGTGGTGATGGAACCGACCGACCGCAACACGGCTTTCATCTTCGGCGACGGTGCGGGTGCGGTGGTCGTCGGACCGAGCACTGAGAACGGCATCTCCCCCACCGTGTGGGGTTCCGACGGCGAGAACGCCGAAGCCATCGGCCAGAACTACGACATCCCCGAATACATGGACCGCGCCCAGGAGTTCCAGCACAAGGACCCGGCGACCGAGCCGGTCGGGCGGATGGTGGTCACCATGCAGGGCCCGCGGGTGTTCCGTTGGGCGGCAATCACTTTGCCCAAGGCACTGTCGACGGTCCTGGAGACCTCCGGCGTCGGGATCGACGACATCGAGGTCTTTGTTCCCCATCAGGCCAACGCGCGGATCAACGAGTTGATGAGGGCGAACCTCGGTCTGCCCGAAGACATCCCGATGGCCAACGACATCGAGAACACCGGCAACACCTCGGCCGCGTCGATCCCGCTGGCGATGGAAGAGATGCTGGCCACCGGCAAGGCCAAGGGCGGACAGACCGCGCTGCTGCTCGGCTTCGGCGCCGGGCTGTCCTACGCAGGTGCGGTGGTGACCCTTCCGCCGGCGCCCGAGGTCACCAGCTTCGACGATCTGGGGTGA
- a CDS encoding SLC13 family permease, with protein MSDAVTSLVILGVTLVLFIWNRLPVGVVAVGSALALYFCGLIDVDAMTSGLGASVIVFIAALFVVSEGLEASGITGWIGRVMSRAAGTSRARAVAAIMLLAALLSALITVNGAAAALVPVTVAIARHAGILPSRVLIPLAFSASAGALLTLSGSPVNVIIDEAAEENTGTGFGYFEFALLGVPLLAATILVTVTLGDRLLPHRESPTLPTDFSNYLGTVVDLYGLDRRIYRLHVDTDSSAIGHSAETIAAHGRDEVALVGIERTGDTRLVDDDAPLAADDVMVVSGPGAAVESVARDHGLTMEDVAGRRGTHGRLIGRDTGISEVVIPPRSPWIGERAFPGMVRPDDDLLVLSIRRRNKEIGPRAVDLTEGDTLLVHGPWKAIDALADDRRVLVVESAEQVRRQTAGLSRTAPRAAVIVVAMIVLLATGLVPPVVAGLLGALAIVVTRVLTSEHAYRAISWPTLVLIAALIPMSTAISDSGGADLIAEPIVDLVSGHSPHILLITLFVLTAALGQFISNAATVLIVIPIALAAAADVSVDGRPVLMLVCVAGAASLLTPIATPANMIVMNPGGYRFGDYWRLGAVLMACWAVIAVVLIPLIWPL; from the coding sequence ATGTCGGACGCCGTCACGAGTCTGGTGATTCTGGGCGTCACGTTGGTCCTGTTCATCTGGAATCGGCTGCCGGTGGGGGTGGTCGCCGTCGGTTCCGCGCTCGCCCTGTACTTCTGCGGACTGATTGACGTGGACGCGATGACGTCGGGCCTCGGCGCCTCGGTGATCGTGTTCATCGCCGCCCTGTTCGTGGTCAGCGAAGGTCTGGAGGCCTCCGGGATCACCGGCTGGATCGGTCGGGTGATGAGCCGCGCGGCGGGGACGTCGCGGGCCCGCGCGGTCGCGGCCATCATGCTGCTCGCGGCCCTTCTGAGCGCGCTGATCACCGTCAACGGCGCCGCCGCGGCGTTGGTGCCGGTGACGGTGGCGATCGCCCGCCACGCCGGGATACTTCCGTCGCGGGTGCTCATCCCACTTGCCTTCTCCGCGAGCGCCGGTGCGTTGCTGACGCTCTCCGGCAGTCCGGTCAACGTCATCATCGACGAAGCCGCCGAGGAGAACACCGGCACTGGGTTCGGCTACTTCGAGTTCGCCCTGCTGGGGGTGCCGCTGCTGGCAGCCACGATCCTGGTGACCGTGACACTCGGTGACCGCCTCCTCCCGCATCGCGAATCCCCCACGCTGCCCACCGATTTCAGCAACTACCTGGGAACCGTCGTCGATCTCTACGGACTCGACCGGCGTATCTACCGCCTGCACGTGGACACCGATTCCTCGGCCATCGGGCACAGCGCCGAAACCATCGCCGCACACGGACGCGACGAGGTGGCGCTGGTGGGTATCGAACGCACCGGTGACACCCGCCTCGTCGACGACGACGCACCGCTGGCCGCCGACGACGTGATGGTGGTGTCCGGGCCGGGCGCGGCAGTGGAATCCGTTGCGCGCGACCACGGCCTCACCATGGAGGACGTCGCCGGTCGGCGCGGCACGCACGGCCGGCTCATCGGGCGGGACACGGGGATCAGCGAGGTGGTGATCCCGCCACGGTCGCCGTGGATCGGCGAGCGCGCGTTCCCCGGCATGGTGCGGCCCGACGACGATCTGCTCGTGCTCTCGATCCGCCGCCGCAACAAGGAGATCGGACCGCGGGCAGTGGATCTGACCGAAGGCGACACCCTGCTCGTGCACGGTCCGTGGAAGGCGATCGACGCACTCGCCGACGACCGGCGGGTCCTGGTGGTCGAATCGGCCGAGCAGGTTCGGCGTCAGACCGCGGGTCTGAGTCGGACGGCCCCGCGGGCGGCGGTCATCGTCGTCGCGATGATCGTGCTGCTGGCCACCGGACTGGTCCCGCCGGTGGTGGCGGGACTCCTCGGCGCGCTGGCCATCGTCGTCACCCGTGTGCTCACCTCCGAACACGCCTATCGAGCGATCTCCTGGCCGACGCTGGTGCTCATCGCCGCGCTGATCCCGATGTCGACCGCCATCTCCGACAGCGGTGGCGCCGACCTCATCGCCGAGCCGATCGTCGACCTGGTCTCCGGCCACAGCCCGCACATCCTGCTGATCACCCTGTTCGTCCTGACCGCGGCGCTCGGCCAGTTCATCTCCAACGCCGCGACGGTGCTGATCGTCATCCCCATCGCGCTCGCGGCGGCCGCCGACGTCAGTGTGGACGGCCGACCGGTGCTGATGCTGGTGTGTGTGGCCGGCGCGGCATCGCTGCTCACCCCGATCGCCACTCCGGCCAACATGATCGTGATGAACCCGGGCGGCTACCGCTTCGGCGACTACTGGCGTCTCGGTGCGGTGCTGATGGCGTGCTGGGCGGTCATCGCCGTGGTGCTGATCCCGCTGATCTGGCCGCTCTGA
- a CDS encoding ABC transporter permease, whose amino-acid sequence MTSSTTSPTVRALHPVATLPKGNFFRESYIVFHRQIRMNLRNPAWVLIGVMQPVLYLVLFGPLLKPLVASFPGGSENAYTFLVPGLLVQLGLFGAMFAGFSLIGEWREGVIEAERVTPASRTALLVGRLMRDVLQLFVQAVILVVLGYLMGMRGSFLGVIVGIVITLLVGGACAAASNALALTTKSEDVMAPVINMVMMPVLLLSGILLPMTLGPTWLQKLSDFMPFRWIVDAVRDTFGGDIATAQVAYGLIAAVILAALGTWWGTSVFRKENA is encoded by the coding sequence ATGACTTCCTCCACCACCTCGCCGACGGTCCGGGCGCTGCACCCGGTCGCGACCCTGCCCAAGGGCAACTTCTTCCGCGAGAGCTACATCGTCTTCCACCGGCAGATCCGGATGAATCTGCGCAACCCGGCGTGGGTGCTCATCGGCGTGATGCAGCCGGTGCTCTACCTGGTGCTGTTCGGTCCACTGCTCAAACCGCTGGTGGCGTCGTTCCCCGGTGGATCGGAAAACGCCTACACCTTCCTGGTGCCCGGCTTGCTGGTGCAGCTGGGTCTGTTCGGCGCGATGTTCGCCGGCTTCAGCCTGATCGGGGAGTGGCGGGAGGGCGTCATCGAGGCCGAGCGGGTGACGCCGGCCAGCCGCACCGCACTGCTGGTCGGGCGACTGATGCGGGACGTTCTGCAACTCTTTGTGCAGGCGGTGATCCTGGTGGTCCTCGGCTACCTGATGGGGATGCGCGGATCGTTCCTGGGCGTCATTGTCGGCATCGTCATCACGCTGCTCGTCGGCGGTGCCTGCGCTGCCGCGTCCAACGCGCTGGCGCTGACCACCAAGAGCGAGGATGTGATGGCGCCGGTCATCAACATGGTGATGATGCCGGTGCTGCTGCTGTCCGGCATCCTGCTGCCGATGACGCTCGGGCCGACCTGGCTGCAGAAGCTGAGCGACTTCATGCCGTTCCGGTGGATCGTCGACGCCGTGCGCGACACCTTCGGCGGCGACATCGCGACCGCCCAGGTGGCCTACGGGCTGATCGCCGCGGTCATCTTGGCCGCGCTCGGAACCTGGTGGGGCACATCGGTGTTCCGCAAGGAGAACGCCTGA
- a CDS encoding 50S ribosomal protein L25/general stress protein Ctc, whose amino-acid sequence MATETTKLAVTTRTEKGKGAARRARREGKVPAVLYGHRTDPQHLSLPARELAAILRANGTNAIIDLDIEGTSQLALTKQIDVHPIRNYIEHVDLLVIRRGEKVTVEVTIVVEGDAAPGTLVVQDASVVEIEADALSIPEQITVSVEGTAAGVSVHAADLDLPQGVSLVSDPETLIVAINEAPTAADLEEEAVEAGAEVPTESDESATDSQ is encoded by the coding sequence ATGGCAACCGAGACCACCAAGCTCGCCGTCACCACGCGCACCGAGAAGGGCAAGGGCGCCGCTCGCCGCGCCCGCCGCGAGGGCAAGGTGCCCGCCGTCCTGTACGGCCACCGCACCGACCCGCAGCACCTCAGCCTGCCGGCCCGCGAGCTCGCCGCCATCCTGCGCGCCAACGGCACCAACGCCATCATCGATCTCGACATCGAGGGCACCAGCCAGCTGGCGCTGACCAAGCAGATCGACGTCCACCCGATCCGCAACTACATCGAGCACGTCGACCTGCTGGTGATCCGTCGCGGCGAGAAGGTCACCGTGGAGGTGACCATCGTGGTCGAGGGCGACGCCGCCCCGGGCACCCTGGTCGTCCAGGACGCCAGCGTCGTGGAGATCGAGGCCGACGCCCTGTCGATCCCCGAGCAGATCACCGTCAGCGTCGAAGGCACCGCGGCCGGTGTTTCCGTACACGCCGCCGATCTCGACCTGCCGCAGGGCGTCTCCCTCGTCTCGGACCCGGAAACCCTGATCGTCGCGATCAACGAGGCCCCGACCGCTGCGGACCTCGAGGAAGAGGCTGTGGAGGCCGGCGCCGAGGTGCCCACCGAGAGCGACGAGTCGGCCACCGACTCGCAGTAG
- a CDS encoding PadR family transcriptional regulator: MRSSTTRLLLLGAVGLFEPVNGYQIRRELMSWQADQWANVAPGSIYHGLARLSADGLLTRHDVTEGARDVAVYQLTDAGRTEVQRLIAEAIDHIDIYDHRDFQAAYGLLPMLGADRAVELLTDRHRRFADIIADLPEHIDPALHPYAPPHALRSLELWSRTARAEFDWLTDLLQDVARGTLSLDTTGWAPPADDPGHQMSDDRRRYREMIGAEPPTSQ, encoded by the coding sequence ATGCGCTCGTCGACGACGCGGTTGCTCCTGCTCGGCGCGGTCGGGTTGTTCGAGCCGGTCAATGGCTACCAGATCCGTCGTGAACTCATGTCCTGGCAGGCCGATCAGTGGGCCAACGTCGCACCCGGCTCGATCTATCACGGCCTTGCCCGACTCAGCGCCGACGGACTGCTCACGCGCCACGACGTCACCGAGGGTGCGCGGGATGTCGCGGTCTATCAGCTCACCGACGCCGGCCGAACCGAGGTGCAACGGCTCATCGCCGAGGCGATCGACCACATCGACATCTACGATCACCGCGACTTCCAGGCGGCCTACGGTCTGCTGCCGATGCTCGGCGCCGACCGGGCCGTCGAATTACTCACCGATCGGCATCGACGCTTCGCCGACATCATCGCCGACCTGCCGGAGCACATCGACCCGGCCCTGCACCCCTATGCCCCGCCGCACGCCCTGCGAAGCCTCGAGCTCTGGTCCCGAACGGCGCGGGCGGAATTCGACTGGCTGACCGACCTATTGCAGGACGTCGCGCGCGGCACGCTCAGCCTGGACACCACCGGCTGGGCGCCACCCGCCGACGACCCCGGCCATCAGATGTCCGACGACCGGCGGCGCTACCGCGAGATGATCGGCGCCGAGCCACCTACTTCCCAGTAG
- a CDS encoding enoyl-CoA hydratase/isomerase family protein, whose amino-acid sequence MSFIRTAVANGVGEIILDRPKALNALDQSMIDDMYRTLGEWGDDDAIDTVLVTSASEKAFCAGGDIRAIRDSALAGDTEAITRYFHSEYRLDQLVADYPKPYVALIDGAAMGGGLGISVHGEIRVVTEKALIAMPETAIGFFPDIGSTYFLPRLPEGVGMWLGLTGARIRGIDAVAVGLATHFVASADLPDVADLIRSGAPLADALSRSGTEETSDVPLRKIGEYFSDDNIAAIVGGLRGAVGDEWAAEMVGLIENASPTSLWVTAAMITAGAQSTLDECFDRELHAAERITMTGDFAEGVRAVLVDKDRNPAFEPDAIDAVDPAVVAAIVGEA is encoded by the coding sequence ATGTCGTTCATACGTACCGCCGTCGCCAACGGTGTCGGCGAGATCATCCTGGACCGCCCCAAAGCTCTCAACGCACTCGATCAGTCGATGATCGACGACATGTACCGCACGCTCGGGGAATGGGGGGACGACGACGCGATCGACACCGTCCTGGTCACCTCGGCGAGTGAGAAGGCGTTCTGTGCCGGTGGCGACATCCGGGCGATCCGGGACAGTGCGCTCGCCGGTGACACCGAGGCGATCACCCGCTATTTCCACAGTGAGTACCGACTCGATCAGCTCGTCGCCGACTATCCCAAACCCTACGTCGCGTTGATCGACGGGGCGGCGATGGGCGGCGGTCTGGGTATCAGTGTGCATGGCGAGATCCGGGTGGTCACCGAGAAAGCCCTGATCGCCATGCCGGAGACGGCAATCGGGTTCTTCCCCGACATCGGTTCCACCTACTTCCTGCCGCGTCTGCCCGAGGGTGTCGGCATGTGGCTGGGCCTCACCGGTGCCCGCATTCGTGGCATCGACGCCGTGGCAGTCGGTCTCGCAACACATTTCGTCGCATCGGCCGATCTGCCCGACGTCGCCGATCTGATCCGGTCCGGAGCTCCGCTCGCAGATGCGTTGTCGCGGTCGGGAACCGAGGAGACCAGCGACGTACCGCTGCGCAAGATCGGCGAATACTTCTCCGATGACAACATCGCCGCGATCGTCGGCGGTCTGCGCGGCGCCGTCGGCGACGAGTGGGCCGCCGAGATGGTCGGCCTGATCGAGAACGCCTCACCCACCAGTCTGTGGGTGACCGCGGCGATGATCACCGCGGGTGCACAGAGCACGCTCGACGAGTGTTTCGACCGCGAACTGCATGCCGCGGAACGGATCACGATGACCGGCGACTTCGCCGAAGGGGTGCGCGCGGTGCTCGTCGACAAGGATCGCAACCCCGCCTTCGAGCCGGACGCGATCGATGCCGTCGACCCGGCTGTGGTGGCGGCGATCGTCGGGGAGGCCTGA
- a CDS encoding daunorubicin resistance protein DrrA family ABC transporter ATP-binding protein, which yields MIHARGLVQTFSTGRGKQKKEVKAVDGVDLDIAEGEVVGFLGPNGAGKTTTLRMLTTLLRPTAGTATVNGFDVVADAVMVRRSIGYVSQAGGAFSQAQAGDEVVDHGMLYGLTRAEATRRGKALFDELQLHGLWERMPKNMSGGQKRRLDIVMGLVHEPTLVFLDEPTTGLDPQARANLWEHIRRLRTERGATVFLTTHYLDEADELSDRIIVIDNGRIVAADTADNLKAQVSGDLVDIEVADDAHVSVAAQRLSSIATAVDNDGRHVRGRVQRAGRQVPGLLRDLESAGVALDSIEVIRPTLDDVFLTLTGRSLRDAESEKPADATLTGAQQ from the coding sequence ATGATTCACGCACGAGGTCTGGTGCAGACGTTCAGCACCGGACGCGGCAAGCAGAAGAAGGAGGTCAAGGCCGTCGACGGGGTCGACCTCGACATCGCCGAAGGCGAGGTGGTGGGCTTTCTCGGCCCCAACGGCGCCGGCAAGACCACCACGCTGCGCATGTTGACCACGCTGCTGCGTCCCACCGCAGGCACCGCCACGGTCAACGGCTTCGACGTCGTGGCCGACGCGGTGATGGTCCGGCGCAGCATTGGTTACGTGTCGCAGGCGGGCGGGGCGTTCAGCCAGGCGCAGGCCGGCGACGAGGTGGTCGATCACGGCATGCTCTATGGACTCACCCGCGCCGAAGCCACCCGACGCGGCAAGGCCTTGTTCGACGAATTGCAGCTCCACGGCCTGTGGGAACGCATGCCCAAGAACATGTCCGGCGGGCAGAAGCGGCGTCTCGACATCGTCATGGGACTCGTCCACGAGCCCACCCTGGTCTTCCTCGACGAGCCGACCACCGGCCTGGACCCGCAGGCTCGGGCCAACCTGTGGGAGCACATCCGGCGGCTGCGCACCGAGCGTGGCGCCACCGTGTTCCTCACCACCCACTACCTCGATGAGGCCGATGAACTGTCCGACCGGATCATCGTCATCGACAACGGTCGCATCGTCGCCGCCGACACCGCCGACAATCTCAAGGCCCAGGTGTCCGGCGATCTGGTGGACATCGAGGTCGCCGACGATGCGCACGTCTCGGTGGCCGCGCAGAGGCTGTCGTCGATCGCCACCGCGGTGGACAACGATGGTCGTCACGTCCGGGGTCGTGTGCAACGAGCCGGTCGCCAGGTACCGGGGCTGTTGCGCGACCTCGAATCCGCCGGTGTCGCACTGGATTCCATCGAGGTGATCCGCCCGACCCTCGACGATGTCTTCCTCACTCTGACGGGCCGATCCCTGCGCGACGCCGAATCCGAGAAGCCCGCCGACGCCACCCTGACAGGAGCACAGCAATGA
- the pth gene encoding aminoacyl-tRNA hydrolase translates to MKIIVGLGNPGSRYEKTRHNVGAMVADALVASAGERWKVHKRSGAEVASITLAGQSVLVAKPRTYMNESGRQIGPLCKFYSVGPADLIVAHDELDIDFGAVRLKRGGGEGGHNGLRSISQVIGTRDYLRVRLGIGRPPGRQDPADFVLKPFPTAARAEVELLIGNGCDAVELLVARSLEDAQNTAHAW, encoded by the coding sequence GTGAAAATAATTGTGGGACTGGGTAACCCCGGTTCACGCTACGAGAAGACGAGGCACAACGTCGGCGCGATGGTCGCCGACGCCCTCGTCGCCTCGGCCGGCGAGCGGTGGAAGGTGCACAAGCGCTCGGGCGCCGAGGTCGCTTCGATCACCCTCGCCGGTCAGAGCGTGCTGGTCGCCAAGCCCCGCACGTACATGAACGAGTCGGGTCGCCAGATCGGCCCACTCTGCAAGTTCTATTCGGTCGGGCCCGCCGACCTCATCGTCGCCCACGACGAACTCGACATCGACTTCGGCGCGGTCCGTCTCAAGCGCGGCGGCGGCGAGGGCGGGCACAACGGTCTGCGGTCCATCAGTCAGGTCATCGGCACCCGCGACTATCTGCGGGTCCGCCTCGGCATCGGCCGGCCCCCGGGCCGCCAGGATCCCGCCGACTTCGTGTTGAAACCCTTCCCGACCGCCGCGCGTGCCGAGGTCGAACTCCTGATCGGCAACGGCTGCGACGCCGTCGAACTGCTGGTCGCACGGTCGCTGGAGGACGCGCAGAACACCGCGCACGCCTGGTGA
- a CDS encoding peptide chain release factor 3 — protein MSSDVATEVRRRRTFAIISHPDAGKSTMTEALALHARMISEAGAIHGKAGRKSTVSDWMEMEKARGISVSSTALQFNYTSQGSPTTGPDDPELPHVINLVDTPGHADFSEDTYRVLTAVDAAVMLIDAAKGLEPQTLKLFQVCRHRGIPVVTVVNKWDRPGRTPLELIDEISERIGLTPTPLFVPVGIAGDFRGLLDRRTGEYVHFTRTAGGAKIAPEEIMGADVAAEREGDAWVAATEESELLSEMGQDHDQEMFLAGQTSPMIFASAMLNFGVRQLLETLVELAPAPAGRADVDGRLREVTDPFSAVVFKVQAGMDASHRDRLAYMRIVSGEFERGMVVTHAQTGKPFATKYAQAVFGRDRSTVDTAYPGDVVGLVNATALAPGDTLYDDPRVQFPPIPSFAPEHFSSLRATTADKYKQFRKAMDQLDSEGVVQVLRNDTRGDASPVLAAVGPMQFEVVTARMKSEFNVDTVIEPLGYTLARRTDEHSAPELDRQRGVEVFTRTDGAILALFSDKWRLQYIEKEHSDLTLEPLVAAAD, from the coding sequence GTGAGTTCTGACGTCGCAACCGAAGTACGACGGCGCCGCACCTTCGCGATCATCTCCCACCCGGACGCGGGTAAGTCGACGATGACCGAGGCGCTGGCGTTGCACGCGCGCATGATCAGCGAGGCCGGCGCCATCCACGGCAAGGCCGGACGCAAATCCACCGTCTCCGACTGGATGGAGATGGAGAAGGCACGCGGGATCTCGGTCAGCTCGACGGCGCTGCAGTTCAACTACACATCCCAGGGTTCGCCCACCACCGGGCCCGACGACCCGGAGCTGCCGCACGTCATCAACCTCGTCGACACCCCCGGCCACGCCGACTTCTCCGAGGACACCTACCGTGTCCTCACCGCCGTCGATGCCGCGGTGATGCTCATCGACGCCGCGAAGGGTCTCGAGCCGCAGACCCTCAAACTGTTCCAGGTGTGCCGGCACCGCGGCATCCCCGTGGTCACCGTCGTCAACAAATGGGACCGGCCGGGCCGCACCCCGCTCGAACTGATCGACGAGATCAGCGAACGTATCGGCCTGACCCCCACCCCGTTGTTCGTGCCCGTCGGCATCGCCGGCGATTTCCGCGGACTGCTCGACCGACGCACCGGCGAGTACGTGCACTTCACCCGGACCGCGGGCGGCGCCAAGATCGCGCCCGAGGAGATCATGGGCGCCGACGTCGCCGCCGAGCGGGAGGGCGACGCGTGGGTGGCCGCGACCGAGGAGAGCGAACTGCTCTCCGAGATGGGCCAGGACCACGACCAGGAGATGTTCCTGGCCGGGCAGACCTCGCCGATGATCTTCGCGTCGGCGATGCTCAACTTCGGGGTGCGGCAACTGCTCGAGACGCTGGTGGAACTCGCCCCCGCCCCCGCCGGACGCGCGGACGTCGACGGCCGGCTGCGCGAAGTGACCGACCCGTTCAGTGCGGTCGTCTTCAAGGTGCAGGCCGGGATGGACGCCAGCCACCGGGATCGGTTGGCCTACATGCGGATCGTCTCCGGGGAGTTCGAACGCGGGATGGTCGTCACCCACGCCCAGACCGGAAAACCGTTCGCCACCAAGTACGCTCAGGCCGTGTTCGGTCGGGATCGCTCCACCGTGGACACCGCCTATCCCGGCGACGTCGTTGGACTGGTCAACGCCACCGCGCTCGCCCCGGGCGACACACTCTACGACGATCCGCGCGTCCAATTCCCGCCGATTCCGTCCTTTGCGCCCGAACACTTTTCGTCGTTGCGGGCCACCACCGCCGACAAGTACAAGCAGTTCCGCAAGGCGATGGATCAACTCGACAGCGAAGGAGTGGTGCAGGTCCTGCGCAACGACACCCGCGGCGACGCCTCCCCCGTTCTGGCCGCCGTCGGACCGATGCAGTTCGAGGTCGTGACCGCCCGGATGAAGTCGGAATTCAACGTGGACACGGTGATCGAGCCGCTCGGCTACACCTTGGCGCGTCGCACCGACGAGCACAGTGCGCCCGAACTCGACCGTCAGCGCGGCGTGGAGGTGTTCACCCGAACCGACGGCGCGATCCTCGCCCTGTTCAGCGACAAGTGGCGCCTGCAGTACATCGAGAAGGAACACTCCGACCTGACACTGGAACCCCTTGTTGCAGCCGCAGATTGA
- a CDS encoding beta-ketoacyl-ACP synthase III, translated as MTVLAETTGTNNIGMLGIGAYRPERVVTNDEICEHIDSSDEWIYTRTGIKTRRFARRDETVVEMAVNAGRKAIANALLSGSDIDAVILATNTHLLLTPAGAVKIATELGANGVPAFDVTVGCAGFGYAMAVASDMIRGGSATHVLVIGAEQLSVTLDMTDRTNCFIFGDGAGAVVVGPTEDQQLGPVVWGSDGTQFKAIAQDIDWVTFLDGDRVQRPYLRLEGTAVFRWAAFEMGKAGQKALDAAKVGAEELDVFVPHQANSRINDLLAKTLKLREGAVVADDIEHTGNTSAASIPLAMEDLLSTGRAKPGDTALLLGYGAGLSYAAQVVKMPPVPFE; from the coding sequence ATGACTGTGCTCGCGGAGACGACGGGGACCAACAACATCGGGATGCTCGGCATCGGGGCGTACCGCCCGGAACGGGTGGTCACCAATGACGAGATCTGCGAGCACATCGACTCCTCCGACGAGTGGATCTACACCCGCACCGGCATCAAGACCCGACGCTTCGCGCGGCGCGACGAGACGGTCGTGGAGATGGCCGTCAACGCCGGACGCAAGGCGATCGCCAACGCGCTGCTGTCGGGCTCCGACATCGACGCGGTCATCCTCGCCACCAACACCCACCTGCTCCTGACCCCGGCGGGTGCGGTCAAGATCGCCACCGAACTCGGCGCCAACGGTGTGCCCGCCTTCGACGTCACCGTCGGCTGCGCCGGCTTCGGCTACGCGATGGCGGTGGCCTCCGACATGATCCGTGGCGGCAGTGCCACCCACGTGCTGGTCATCGGCGCCGAGCAGCTGTCGGTGACCCTCGACATGACCGACCGCACCAATTGCTTCATCTTCGGCGACGGCGCCGGCGCGGTGGTCGTCGGGCCGACCGAGGACCAGCAGCTCGGTCCGGTGGTCTGGGGATCCGACGGCACCCAGTTCAAGGCCATCGCCCAGGACATCGACTGGGTCACCTTCCTCGACGGCGACCGCGTGCAGCGCCCCTACCTGCGTCTCGAGGGCACCGCGGTGTTCCGGTGGGCCGCCTTCGAGATGGGCAAGGCCGGTCAGAAGGCGCTCGACGCCGCGAAGGTCGGCGCCGAGGAACTCGACGTGTTCGTGCCGCATCAAGCCAACTCGCGCATCAACGACCTGCTCGCCAAGACCCTCAAGCTCCGCGAGGGTGCCGTGGTGGCCGACGACATCGAGCACACCGGCAACACGTCGGCCGCGTCGATCCCGCTGGCCATGGAGGACCTGCTGTCCACCGGCCGGGCCAAGCCGGGAGACACCGCGCTGCTCCTCGGCTACGGTGCCGGGCTCTCGTATGCGGCGCAGGTCGTCAAGATGCCGCCGGTGCCGTTCGAGTGA